A genomic segment from Necator americanus strain Aroian chromosome III, whole genome shotgun sequence encodes:
- a CDS encoding hypothetical protein (NECATOR_CHRIII.G9849.T1), with protein sequence MTINHLHQKPPVKPPPPGDDNKPPPPGDDNKPPPPKPCETTSALDDNKPPPPGDDNKPPPPNVKPPPPGDDNKPPPPGDDNKPPPPKPPVKPPPPGDDNKPPPPQPPVKPPPPGDDNKPPPPQPPVKPPPPGDDNKPPPPQPPVKPPPPGDDNKPPPPGDDNKPPPPKPPVKPPPPGDDNKPPPPGDDNKPPPPKPPVKPPPPGDDNKPPPPSDDNKPPPPQPPVKPPPPGDDNKPPPPGDDNKPPPPKPPVKPPPPGDDNKPPPPGDDNKPPPPKPPVKPPPPGDDNKPPQPPVKTTSAR encoded by the coding sequence tgatgacaataaaccacctccgcccggtgatgacaataaaccacctccaccaaaaccctgtgaaaccacctccgccctggatgacaataaaccacctccgcccggtgatgacaataaaccacctccaccaaacgtgaaaccacctccgcccggtgatgacaataaaccacctccgcccggtgatgacaataaaccacctccaccaaaaccgcctgtgaaaccacctccgcccggtgatgacaataaaccacctccaccacaaccgcctgtgaaaccacctccgcccggtgatgacaataaaccacctccaccacaaccgcctgtgaaaccacctccgcccggtgatgacaataaaccacctccaccacaaccgcctgtgaaaccacctccgcctggtgatgacaataaaccacctccgcccggtgatgacaataaaccacctccaccaaaaccgcctgtgaaaccacctccgcccggtgatgacaataaaccacctccgcccggtgatgacaataaaccacctccaccaaaaccgcctgtgaaaccacctccgcctggtgatgacaataaaccacctccgcccagtgatgacaataaaccacctccaccacaaccgcctgtgaaaccacctccgcccggtgatgacaataaaccacctccgcccggtgatgacaataaaccacctccaccaaaaccgcctgtgaaaccacctccgcccggtgatgacaataaaccacctccgcccggtgatgacaataaaccacctccaccaaaaccgcctgtgaaaccacctccgcccggtgatgacaataaaccaCCCCAACCGCCTGTGAAAACCACCTCCGCCCGgtga